TCGCTCACCCTCCAGGTTGTTTACCGTTCAACTATAGCGTCCGAGTGCGACAACCGCGCCCCTTGCAGAGGTATTCCGCACGGGCACCGACACGCGGCGGCACCGTCCTGGAGGTGACGGTGCCGCCGCGCGCCGGCCGGAGACGGCGGACGTCAGAAGTAGTAGGCGTCCCCCGTGTCCAGCACGAGCACGCGCCGCTGGTCGTTGCCACGGTCGCGGTCCACGACACCGCCGTTCCAGACCGTACCGATGTCCAGGGTCACCTCTGAGGGTGCGCCCAGAAGCCGCAACCTCAGCCCGATCCGCTCGCCCACACCATCGGCGGCCAGCGCCCCCGTACGGCACACGACCACCCGCACCCCGAGCCGCGCGCACCCGTCCGGCAACTGCTGCCGGGCGGCCAACGGCGCCGACCAGGTCAGCCGCACGGTCGCGTCGGCGACGGCGGACGGCCCGTGGTTGCGCGGGGTCACCCGCAGATCGATCCGCCCGTGGTCCAGCGAGACGACCCCGTGATAGGCGAGATCCGCCTCGGGCCCACCACTGTCGGCACCGGCGGACCCCCCACCCCCGACCACACCGAACGCCACCGCGACCGCGACCGCCACCAGCCCACGCACCCAGACCCGCACGCCACCCACTCCTCACCCGGAAGACCATCACCGTCGTCGAAGCGATGTATCCCACCTGACGCGCACGGCAGGCGCCCTCCAACAGGTGACGCGGGTGACGCCGAGCGGACATGCGAAGCTGCCCTCCATGTCGTCGTCGATCCTCCGCTCCGTAGTCCTGTTCCTCGTAGCCGCCCTGTTCGAGATCGGCGGCGCCTGGCTCGTCTGGCAGGGCGTACGGGAGCACCGCGGCTGGGTGTGGATCGGCGCGGGCATGCTGGCACTGGGTGCGTACGGGTTCGTCGCCACCCTCCAGCCCGACGCTGAGTTCGGCCGCATCCTGGCCGCGTACGGCGGTGTCTTCGTCGCCGGTTCACTGGCCTGGGGCATGGCGGCGGACGGCTACCGCCCGGACCGCTGGGACGTGACGGGCGCGCTGATCTGCCTCGCCGGCATGGCCGTGATCATGTACGCCCCGCGCG
This genomic interval from Streptomyces sp. B21-083 contains the following:
- a CDS encoding YnfA family protein: MSSSILRSVVLFLVAALFEIGGAWLVWQGVREHRGWVWIGAGMLALGAYGFVATLQPDAEFGRILAAYGGVFVAGSLAWGMAADGYRPDRWDVTGALICLAGMAVIMYAPRGD